A stretch of the Carassius carassius chromosome 50, fCarCar2.1, whole genome shotgun sequence genome encodes the following:
- the LOC132133115 gene encoding ubiquinone biosynthesis protein COQ9-B, mitochondrial-like, which translates to MAALIKALRAGRVLRGLGSVQGTLSPQCSNVRRGFHRAGLLQLTNDSKSHTSVPPPSYHEVHTSGESSSSSAHGESSEDAQTNTSFQDQSGEHGEDYETEEQLQARILTTALEFVPQHGWTVEAIAAGAETFGLSSASTGMFNNGAGDLALHFVEQCNAQLAETLAEQTNQVQLGQAESKKTAEFLRDAVEMRLRMLIPYIHTWPQAMSILLLPQNIPDSLKHLSTMVDDIWYYAGDRSKDVNCYTRRAALTGIYNTTELVMVQDSSPDFEETWAFLDNRINDVVNMANTAKRVQATGESVVQGLMGAAITLKNLTGMNQRR; encoded by the exons ATGGCGGCGCTGATTAAAGCACTGAGAGCTGGAAGGGTCTTGCGGGGTCTCGGCAGCG TTCAAGGCACACTCAGTCCCCAGTGCAGCAATGTAAGACGGGGATTCCATCGTGCCGGCCTGTTACAACTGACCAATGACTCTAAAAGTCACACATCTGTGCCACCTCCGTCCTACCATGAGGTTCACACATCCGGAGAAAGCTCATCCTCTTCAGCACATGGAGAATCTTCAGAAGATGCCCAGACGAACACCAG TTTTCAAGATCAGAGTGGTGAACATGGTGAAGACTATGAGACAGAAGAACAGCTCCAAGCTCGAATCCTGACCACGGCTCTAGAGTTCGTTCCACAGCACGGCTGGACTGTGGAGGCCATCGCAGCTGGAGCAGAG ACTTTTGGCCTGTCATCAGCTTCCACTGGGATGTTCAACAATGGAGCTGGAGATTTGGCCCTGCATTTCGTCGAGCAGTGTAATGCTCAACTTGCAGAGACACTCGCAGAGCAAACTAACCAGGTTCAGCTTGGGCAGGCAGA ATCAAAGAAAACAGCTGAGTTTCTGAGAGATGCAGTGGAGATGAGACTGCGGATGTTGATTCCTTATATTCACACATGGCCTCAG GCTATGAGCATCCTGCTACTACCCCAAAACATCCCCGACAGCCTGAAACACCTGTCCACGATGGTGGATGACATCTGGTACTATGCAGGCGATCGCTCGAAGGAC GTCAACTGCTACACAAGGCGGGCAGCACTGACAGGGATCTATAACACCACAGAGCTGGTGATGGTGCAGGACTCGTCTCCTGACTTCGAAGAGACATGGGCCTTCCTCGACAATCGCATAAATGATGTAGTTAACATGGCGAACACGGCTAAACGG GTGCAAGCCACAGGAGAATCCGTGGTTCAAGGACTCATGGGAGCCGCAATTACG CTGAAGAACCTAACAGGGATGAACCAGAGACGATGA